Proteins encoded within one genomic window of Streptomyces sp. NBC_01314:
- a CDS encoding ATP-grasp domain-containing protein: MVSRVRVWLNRTYAENVFFMDQLRHNPHARPVDIHATHGDADSPVLAAADTADLEPEGLSPAAYVEYALDQCAKRGIDVFVPRLHQATLAAHREEFAAVGTVLLAPTAGAIEVFEDKVTAYEAVQAHGVPVPPWFRVTNAEELVAAVDELEDGGHRACFKPAAGAGGVGFRVVTRAPFSLDQLNGFPGPYVHLDMVVEAVRAAEEPVDWMVMPRLGQPEVSVDCLTGPDGRVRMAVGRTKNGRRRGFSQNPSWIEPARRIAERFGLHYLTNIQFRMYGDEPVLMDVNTRPAGGLHQLALCGINAPWAAVRLALGDDPGDVVPTRLGQDYTVVSGTRPVRAVTMPHQVSEVPVSEVPVAVEPRPVAVAPSSVCKPAADRPLAV; this comes from the coding sequence ATGGTCTCTCGCGTACGCGTCTGGCTCAACCGCACGTACGCGGAGAACGTCTTCTTCATGGATCAGCTGCGGCATAATCCGCACGCTCGTCCGGTGGACATCCATGCCACGCACGGTGACGCCGACTCCCCCGTACTGGCCGCCGCCGACACCGCCGACCTGGAGCCCGAGGGCCTCTCCCCCGCCGCGTACGTCGAGTACGCGCTCGACCAGTGCGCCAAGCGCGGCATCGACGTGTTCGTGCCCCGGCTGCACCAGGCGACCCTGGCCGCGCACCGCGAGGAGTTCGCGGCCGTCGGTACGGTCCTGCTGGCGCCGACCGCCGGGGCGATCGAGGTCTTCGAGGACAAGGTGACCGCGTACGAGGCCGTCCAGGCGCACGGGGTCCCGGTGCCGCCGTGGTTCCGGGTGACGAACGCCGAGGAACTCGTCGCCGCCGTCGACGAGTTGGAGGACGGCGGGCACAGAGCGTGCTTCAAGCCCGCGGCCGGGGCGGGCGGTGTGGGCTTCCGTGTCGTCACACGCGCCCCCTTCTCGCTCGATCAGCTCAACGGGTTCCCGGGCCCCTACGTGCATCTCGACATGGTCGTGGAGGCGGTGCGTGCGGCCGAGGAGCCCGTGGACTGGATGGTGATGCCGCGCCTCGGACAGCCGGAGGTGTCCGTCGACTGCCTCACCGGCCCCGACGGGCGGGTCCGGATGGCCGTAGGCCGCACGAAGAACGGCCGGCGCCGTGGGTTCAGCCAGAACCCCTCGTGGATCGAGCCCGCGCGGCGGATCGCGGAGCGGTTCGGGCTGCACTACCTGACGAACATCCAGTTCCGCATGTACGGCGACGAGCCGGTGCTGATGGATGTCAACACACGTCCGGCGGGGGGCCTGCACCAGCTCGCGCTGTGCGGCATCAACGCCCCCTGGGCGGCTGTGCGGTTGGCGCTCGGCGACGACCCGGGTGATGTGGTTCCCACGCGGCTCGGGCAGGACTACACGGTGGTGTCGGGGACACGGCCGGTGCGGGCGGTCACGATGCCGCATCAGGTTTCCGAGGTGCCCGTTTCCGAGGTGCCCGTTGCCGTGGAGCCGCGGCCGGTGG